The segment ACCTACCAATCTCTATTCGTACAATATGAAAACGGGAGAGCATACAAAACTTACCAATGTTCTAAACGATGAAATTGAGCAGGAGGATCTTGTCACAGCCGAAGTTATTCGATATGAATCCTTTGATGGGACTGAAATACCTGCAATTTATTACAAACCCCACAATGCATCTGTAGAAAATAAAGTCCCTGCTCTTGTATGGGTACATGGAGGGCCGGGAGGACAATCGAGGCAGAACTTCAGTTCATTCATTCAATATCTTGTGAATCACGGCTATGCTGTTTTAGCAGTAAATAATCGCGGAAGTAGTGGGTACGGGAAAACATTTTTCCAAATGGATGATCAAAACCACGGCGACAAAGATCTTAAAGATTGTATTGAAGGAAAAAATTGGTTAGCAGAACAGCCAGAAATAGACCCTGCTAAAATTGGGATTATTGGAGGTTCCTACGGAGGCTTTATGACCATGGCAGCGCTCACCTTTGCTCCTGAAGAATTTGACGTGGGAGTGAATATCTACGGAGTAACAAACTGGATGAGGACCTTAAAAAGTATTCCGCCCTGGTGGGAGTCTTTTAAGGATGCTCTTTATCTTGAGATGGGTGATCCTAACACCCAGGATAGTGTGAGGTTAAAAGAAATTTCTCCCTTATTTCATACGGAAAATGTTACAAAGCCCTTGCTTGTATTGCAGGGATCGCAGGATCCAAGCGTCCTCCAGGTGGAGTCTGACGAAATAGTAGAGAACGTGCGGAAGAATGGGGTGCTAGTAGAGTACGTACTGTTCGAGGATGAAGGACATGGGTTTGTAAAAAAGGAAAATCAAATAGAGGCTTATGAAAAGACATTAGAATTCCTGAATAAGTATCTTAAAGAAAAGCCTGCCGAGGTAAAGGAAATTAAAACCTGATCCCGATTTTATAATTATACAAAAGGGGCCAACTGGCCCTTTTGTATTTTCTGCTGATTAACTAAGTCGTTTCCTCTTCGGCTGTTACAGGATCAATTACAGCCATAACCTTATTTACTGAGTTAGCGGGGAAGCCTCCCTGCCTGGCATGTTCTTGTATCATTTCTTCATTTGGAGCATTGTAGATACAGTAGATTTTATTTCCTGTAACATAGCTATGAACCCAGTTTATCTGGGGTCCCAGGTTTTGCAAAACTCCACAGGAGGTTTGGGAAATAGATTTTAGTTGATCTGCAGAAAGTTCCCCGGCGCCGGGAATTTCCCTTTCAATTACAAATTTTGGCATGACATTAATGAATTAATTGATCCTACTCTTCTGGCTTTTCGG is part of the Antarcticibacterium sp. 1MA-6-2 genome and harbors:
- a CDS encoding DUF4242 domain-containing protein; protein product: MPKFVIEREIPGAGELSADQLKSISQTSCGVLQNLGPQINWVHSYVTGNKIYCIYNAPNEEMIQEHARQGGFPANSVNKVMAVIDPVTAEEETT